The proteins below come from a single Papaver somniferum cultivar HN1 chromosome 11, ASM357369v1, whole genome shotgun sequence genomic window:
- the LOC113323243 gene encoding N-terminal acetyltransferase B complex catalytic subunit NAA20-like has translation MSTIRELRCSDLLEITHMTMGQGNMGPLRELMLIMAKFPEYSLVCVSPGNRIKGFIAGYNTGKGVDRDCEINDLRFRDTDIIWMLLKAVEERAEKNPRKVFFVEVDVLSENQKLVELHKQMGYTCHKEYFDIIEGEMVNKTVFRKYLSGGDLHI, from the exons ATGTCAACCATTCGAGAGCTTCGATGTAGTGATCTTCTTGAAATAACCCATATGACGATGGGTCAGGGTAAT atggGACCCTTGAGAGAGTTAATGTTAATCATGGCGAAATTCCCTGAGTACTCTCTTGTTTGTGTATCTCCTGGGAATCGAATTAAAGGTTTCA TTGCTGGATATAATACAGGAAAAGGTGTTGATAGGGATTGCGAAATAAATGATTTGCGTTTCCGTGACACAGACATCATTTGGATGTTACTCAAGGCAGTTGAGGAGAGAGCCGAGAAGAA TCCTCGTAAGGTATTTTTTGTGGAAGTAGATGTGCTCTCCGAAAACCAAAAATTAGTCGAATTGCACAAACAA ATGGGGTATACCTGCCATAAGGAGTATTTTGATATCATTGAAGGAGAGATGGTAAATAAGACAG TATTCAGGAAATATTTGTCAGGTGGAGACTTGCATATCTAA
- the LOC113325125 gene encoding uncharacterized protein LOC113325125: protein MKLPISFSSSEALEGGHNHNDPLVVTMSIALPKCEGEEVKNKVLPWAIPKILIDGCNYVEILFYETFKQMGLKDECLVPSTYNIFGFNGSSTLPRGEITLEIRVGRILTLTTLCVVDVLSPYTSIIGRSWIYRIKGVASTYHQRLRFPTPDGVAEIIGDSGEAKYCYKMDVQNSENKMNSPKAQARRARGINSPAETHDYMEISDVPAHSPDTQPRAAP from the coding sequence ATGAAATTACCTATCAGCTTTTCATCCTCGGAAGCACTGGAAGGAGGACATAATCACAATGATCCTCTTGTGGTCACGATGTCCATCGCACTCCCCAAATGCGAGGGTGAGGAAGTAAAAAACAAAGTGCTACCATGGGCAATACCCAAAATTCTAATTGATGGTTGCAACTATGTGGAGATATTGTTTTACGAAACATTCAAACAAATGGGCCTCAAAGACGAGTGCCTCGTACCATCTACATACAACATATTTGGCTTTAACGGGTCGTCCACTCTCCCAAGAGGGGAGATAACACTAGAGATACGAGTGGGAAGAATCCTTACCCTAACCACATTATGCGTGGTAGACGTGCTGTCACCCTACACATCCATTATCGGACGATCCTGGATATACAgaatcaaaggagtggcctcCACATACCATCAAAGGCTAAGATTCCCAACACCTGACGGAGTGGCAGAAATCATTGGAGACTCTGGCGAGGCAAAGTATTGCTACAAGATGGATGTGCAAAACAGCGAGAACAAAATGAATTCCCCAAAGGCACAAGCAAGGAGAGCTAGAGGCATCAATAGCCCAGCCGAGACCCATGACTACATGGAAATAAGCGATGTACCAGCACACTCTCCTGACACCCAGCCTCGTGCAGCACCGTAG
- the LOC113325126 gene encoding uncharacterized protein LOC113325126: MAEGFIHPSNGGNRNSLEDIGNDYFLSLLSNSFFQDVQKKDKLGDIKTFKMHDLVHDLALSVVVGSQEVTILSTSEMENDVSQIRRLRLITEGIPKKEFDILKGATKLRTIFFQEEGFVFPSAPSNKRLRVIYRLSSARGNMKTSSLKIKHIRYLDLSYSSLEDVHAESIHQLYNLQTLDLFYSKNVQNVIKEGIGSLINLRHLDLCLSDAKLLPDSLTMLTKLQLTLFDCKSCEKLVGLGQLPCLQILEMQGMNSIKCLGKEFYYNQEEEVEEGNKGSTATARTLFPFLTELYIIEFENLEELFAPPPPDNFFHCLEKLGIKECEIEEATIRELRTLGDYIKFPECSLGCVSADNRITGFLAGYNTRKGVERHCTINELPFRDTDIIQMLLKAVEERAEKK, encoded by the exons ATGGCCGAAGGATTCATTCATCCATCTAATGGAGGAAATCGAAACTCCTTGGAAGATATTGGTAATGATTACTTCCTTAGTCTGTTGTCCAACTCTTTCTTTCAAGATGTACAAAAGAAAGACAAGTTAGGTGACATTAAAACATTTAAAATGCATGATTTAGTACATGATCTTGCGTTAAGTGTTGTTGTTGGCAGTCAGGAAGTCACGATTCTGAGTACAAGTGAAATGGAAAACGATGTGTCTCAAATTCGTCGGCTACGGTTAATCACGGAAGGAATACCAAAAAAAGAATTTGATATATTAAAGGGCGCAACAAAATTGCGGACAATATTTTTCCAAGAAGAAGGTTTCGTTTTTCCTAGTGCACCGAGTAACAAGCGTCTACGTGTAATATATCGGCTATCTTCTGCTCGTGGAAATATGAAAACTTCTAGCTTAAAGATTAAACACATAAGGTACCTAGACCTCAGTTATTCTAGTCTTGAAGATGTTCATGCTGAGTCCATTCATCAACTCTACAATCTACAAACTCTCGACCTTTTTTATTCCAAAAATGTTCAAAACGTTATCAAAGAAGGAATTGGCTCTTTGATTAATTTGCGACATTTAGATTTATGTTTATCAGACGCCAAACTTCTACCTGATTCTTTGACGATGCTCACCAAAT TGCAATTAACACTTTTCGACTGCAAGAGTTGTGAAAAATTAGTAGGCTTGGGTCAACTCCCGTGTCTTCAGATTCTTGAGATGCAAGGAATGAATTCAATCAAGTGTTTAGGTAAGGAGTTTTATTACaaccaagaagaagaagtagaagaaggaaACAAAGGTTCTACAGCAACTGCAAGAACGTTATTCCCTTTCTTAACTGAGTTGTACATCATCGAGTTCGAAAATTTGGAAGAATTGTTCGCACCTCCACCACCTGATAATTTCTTCCATTGCCTTGAGAAACTAGGGATCAAAGAGTGCG AAATAGAGGAAGCAACCATTCGAGAG ttgagaACACTTGGAGATTATATTAAATTCCCTGAGTGTTCTCTTGGTTGTGTATCTGCTGACAATCGAATTACTGGTTTCC TTGCTGGATATAATACAAGAAAAGGTGTCGAAAGGCATTGCACGATAAATGAGTTGCCTTTCCGCGACACTGACATCATTCAGATGTTACTGAAGGCAGTTGAGGAGAGAGCTGAGAAGAAGTAA